A genomic segment from Bradyrhizobium diazoefficiens USDA 110 encodes:
- a CDS encoding LysR substrate-binding domain-containing protein, protein MLSNIPISAIRAFEAAARTGSFRDAANELHLTPSAVSHAIRKLEGTLRTALFERSARSVRLTPAGENLMRHTGAAFDQLRRGLEEVAARGPQLVRVHSAPSFAAQWLAPRLAQFLAAYPKLEVRLAASTDYARFSNDDFDIDIVYGPPRAEGVEIVPLPEETVTPLCSPSLAKSIRKPADLLDQTLIRSDVKRVQWHQWFTANGLEAPALHGMRFDRSFLAIATAAEGLGVALESTLLAERELACGRLVAPLAGRANDIRYVGHRLIYPRASRQRSSVRAFADWVVAQLGGGDVRSSQ, encoded by the coding sequence ATGCTGTCGAATATCCCCATATCGGCAATTCGTGCCTTTGAAGCGGCTGCCCGCACCGGATCGTTTCGCGATGCGGCGAATGAGCTTCACCTGACACCGAGTGCCGTTAGTCATGCCATCCGCAAGCTGGAGGGCACCCTTCGGACCGCTTTGTTCGAGCGCAGCGCACGATCCGTGCGACTTACGCCGGCCGGCGAGAACCTGATGCGTCACACGGGAGCGGCATTCGATCAGCTCCGCCGTGGCCTAGAGGAAGTTGCCGCGCGCGGACCACAATTGGTGCGCGTCCATTCCGCGCCCAGCTTTGCTGCGCAATGGCTGGCACCACGGCTTGCACAGTTTCTCGCTGCTTACCCGAAGCTCGAGGTTCGGCTGGCTGCAAGCACGGACTATGCGCGCTTCAGCAACGATGATTTCGATATCGACATCGTCTACGGTCCGCCACGCGCGGAGGGCGTCGAAATTGTCCCTCTGCCGGAGGAGACGGTCACGCCGCTCTGCTCGCCCTCGCTCGCAAAATCGATCAGGAAGCCTGCCGATCTCCTCGATCAGACGCTCATCCGCTCCGACGTGAAGCGGGTGCAGTGGCATCAATGGTTCACCGCGAATGGGTTAGAAGCACCTGCGCTTCACGGCATGAGATTCGACCGAAGCTTTCTTGCGATCGCGACGGCTGCAGAGGGATTGGGCGTGGCCTTGGAATCAACGCTTCTGGCCGAACGCGAACTGGCGTGCGGGCGCTTGGTCGCTCCATTGGCCGGACGCGCCAACGATATCCGCTACGTCGGTCACCGCTTGATCTACCCGCGCGCAAGCCGACAAAGATCGTCGGTACGAGCTTTTGCGGATTGGGTGGTGGCCCAACTCGGCGGCGGAGATGTTCGCTCCTCGCAGTGA
- a CDS encoding SDR family NAD(P)-dependent oxidoreductase: MLLSGKTAIISGAASPRGIGLATARRFAAEGARVAILDIDAGAATDAAASLGNSHIGLGCDVADKSSCEQAVARVIESFGGTDVLINNAGITQPVKFLEISAADWDRIQDVNLKGILFLSQAVIPHMRGRKAGSIACMSSVSAQRGGGIFGGPHYSAAKAGVLGLAKAMAREFGPDGIRVNCVTPGLIGTDITAGKLTDEMRAKILEGIPLNRLGTAEDVAGIYTFLASDLSAYVTGAVIDVNGGMLIH; the protein is encoded by the coding sequence ATGCTGCTCAGCGGTAAGACGGCCATCATTTCGGGCGCGGCCTCGCCGCGCGGGATCGGGCTTGCCACCGCCCGGCGGTTCGCCGCCGAGGGCGCTCGGGTCGCCATTCTGGATATTGACGCCGGCGCTGCGACGGATGCTGCGGCATCGCTCGGAAATTCCCATATCGGACTAGGGTGCGACGTCGCCGACAAATCGTCCTGCGAACAGGCGGTCGCCCGCGTGATCGAATCCTTTGGCGGCACCGATGTTTTGATCAACAATGCCGGCATCACCCAGCCGGTGAAGTTCCTGGAGATCTCGGCAGCCGATTGGGATCGCATTCAGGACGTCAATCTCAAGGGCATCCTGTTTCTCTCCCAGGCGGTGATCCCGCATATGCGCGGACGGAAAGCCGGATCGATTGCATGCATGTCGTCGGTCTCGGCCCAGCGCGGTGGTGGAATTTTTGGCGGCCCGCACTATTCGGCCGCGAAGGCCGGCGTACTTGGTCTCGCCAAGGCGATGGCCCGAGAGTTCGGCCCGGACGGCATTCGCGTCAATTGCGTCACGCCCGGCCTGATCGGCACCGATATCACCGCGGGCAAGCTGACCGACGAGATGAGGGCGAAGATCCTGGAAGGCATTCCGCTCAATCGTCTCGGTACGGCCGAAGACGTCGCCGGTATCTACACCTTCCTGGCCTCGGATCTCTCCGCCTACGTAACCGGCGCCGTGATCGACGTGAACGGCGGCATGCTCATCCACTGA
- a CDS encoding transketolase yields METSTNALTNTPKLTDRAHNIRRNALRMGEVQGQGYIAQALDISDVLAVAYFHAMRYRPEDPSWEERDRFLLSNGHYAIALYAALIEAGIVPEEELETYGSDESRLPMSGMASYTPGMEMSGGSLGLGLSIAVGMGLGLKRKKSGARVYTLFSDGELDEGSVWEAIQSAGHYKLDNLIGIVDVNNQQADGPSTQVMAFEPLVEKLQAFGWFVQRVNGNDLNAVVAAFDAAKSHPELKPRIIVADTLMGKGVPFLEQREKSHFIRVEPHEWQLALAALEAGRQA; encoded by the coding sequence ATGGAAACCTCGACCAACGCGCTTACGAACACGCCCAAGCTGACGGACCGCGCCCACAATATTCGCCGCAATGCCCTGCGCATGGGCGAAGTTCAGGGCCAAGGCTATATCGCACAGGCGCTCGACATCTCTGACGTTCTCGCCGTCGCCTATTTCCATGCGATGCGCTACAGACCCGAAGATCCGTCCTGGGAGGAGCGAGACCGCTTTCTGCTCTCCAACGGGCATTATGCCATCGCGCTCTACGCGGCCTTGATCGAGGCGGGGATCGTCCCCGAGGAAGAACTCGAAACCTATGGCAGCGACGAGAGCCGCCTGCCGATGTCGGGCATGGCCTCCTACACACCGGGAATGGAAATGTCGGGCGGCTCGCTCGGGCTCGGACTCAGCATCGCCGTCGGCATGGGCCTGGGACTCAAACGCAAGAAATCCGGAGCGCGGGTATACACCTTATTTTCCGATGGCGAGCTTGACGAAGGCTCGGTCTGGGAGGCGATCCAGTCGGCAGGCCACTACAAGCTCGACAATCTGATCGGCATCGTCGACGTCAACAATCAGCAGGCGGACGGTCCTTCCACGCAGGTCATGGCGTTCGAGCCGCTGGTCGAGAAGCTTCAGGCCTTCGGCTGGTTCGTGCAGCGCGTCAACGGCAACGATCTCAATGCCGTGGTCGCCGCCTTCGACGCGGCCAAGTCCCATCCCGAACTCAAGCCGCGGATCATCGTCGCCGACACGCTGATGGGGAAGGGTGTTCCCTTCCTCGAGCAGCGCGAGAAGAGCCATTTCATCCGCGTCGAGCCGCACGAATGGCAGCTCGCGCTTGCCGCGCTGGAAGCCGGGAGGCAGGCATGA
- a CDS encoding transketolase family protein has product MKTVRSAPQPGKPRLTTSAMIASIAAEGQKTRPGPFGHALVELARHRPEVVGMTADLGKYTDMYIFAKEFPDRYYQMGMAEQLLFGAASGLAAEGFMPFATTYAVFASRRAYDFIHQTIAEEDRNVKIVCALPGLTSGYGPSHQAAEDLALFRAMPNMTVIDPCDAHEIEQLVPAIAAHQGPVYTRLLRGQVPVVLDEYDYKFELGKAKLIRDGKDALVISSGIMTMRALEAVQTLKDDSIDIAVLHVPTIKPLDTETILREAGKSGRLVVVAENHTTIGGLGEAAAALLMRSGVHPPFRQIALPDEFLDAGALPTLHDRYGISTAEVARQIKRWL; this is encoded by the coding sequence ATGAAGACCGTCAGATCAGCACCGCAGCCGGGCAAGCCGCGCCTGACCACCTCAGCGATGATCGCATCGATCGCAGCCGAGGGGCAGAAGACCAGACCGGGGCCGTTCGGACACGCGCTCGTCGAACTCGCGCGCCACCGCCCTGAGGTGGTCGGCATGACGGCCGATCTCGGCAAATACACCGACATGTACATCTTCGCAAAGGAGTTCCCGGACCGCTATTACCAGATGGGCATGGCCGAGCAGCTTCTGTTCGGCGCCGCCTCCGGCCTCGCTGCCGAAGGCTTCATGCCTTTCGCGACCACTTACGCGGTGTTCGCGTCTCGGCGGGCTTACGATTTCATTCACCAGACGATTGCGGAGGAAGACCGCAACGTGAAGATCGTTTGTGCTTTGCCCGGCCTGACCTCGGGCTACGGCCCGAGTCACCAGGCCGCAGAGGATCTCGCGCTATTTCGTGCCATGCCAAATATGACGGTCATCGATCCCTGCGATGCCCACGAGATCGAGCAGTTGGTGCCTGCCATCGCGGCGCATCAGGGGCCAGTCTACACCCGCCTGCTGCGCGGCCAGGTGCCGGTCGTTCTGGACGAGTACGACTACAAATTCGAGCTCGGCAAGGCCAAGCTGATCCGCGACGGGAAGGACGCCCTGGTCATCTCATCCGGCATCATGACCATGCGCGCGCTCGAAGCCGTACAGACCTTGAAAGACGACAGCATCGATATTGCGGTGCTGCATGTTCCAACCATCAAGCCGCTCGATACCGAGACGATCTTGCGTGAAGCCGGCAAGTCGGGCCGCCTGGTCGTCGTTGCCGAAAACCACACAACGATTGGCGGTCTCGGCGAGGCGGCTGCCGCGCTTCTGATGCGTTCCGGCGTCCATCCGCCCTTCCGCCAGATCGCATTGCCGGACGAGTTTCTTGACGCCGGCGCACTTCCGACCCTGCACGACCGCTACGGGATTTCCACCGCAGAGGTCGCACGGCAGATCAAGCGGTGGCTTTAG
- a CDS encoding TRAP transporter substrate-binding protein, with protein sequence MTASKPGSISRRSLLMAATTVPLCGILTRPASAAEFVYKFATGQDPTHPVNIRAQEAIDRIREATSGRLEIRLFPANQLGSDTELLTQVRSGGVEFFNQSSSILATLVPSAGIVNTGFAFADYDSVWKAMDGDLGTYIRAQIAKTPIMAVSKAWDNGFRQVTSSGREVRTPDDLKNFQIRVPPAPLLTSLFKALGAGPTPINFNEVYSALQTKVVDGQENPLPIIATARLYEVQSTCSLTGHVWDGYWILGNKRAFERLPKDVQEIVTRELDRSAVDQRADIAKLSQSLRADLSTKGLKFIDVDRAAFRQALSKTSFYADWKGKFGEEAWSHLEKAAGQLS encoded by the coding sequence ATGACTGCATCGAAGCCCGGAAGCATCAGTCGCCGTTCGCTGTTGATGGCCGCCACCACCGTTCCTCTCTGCGGGATTCTCACCCGCCCGGCGTCTGCCGCCGAGTTCGTCTACAAGTTCGCGACCGGACAGGACCCAACGCATCCGGTGAATATCCGGGCGCAAGAGGCGATCGACCGTATCCGCGAAGCGACGAGCGGTCGGCTGGAGATCAGGCTATTTCCGGCCAACCAGCTCGGCTCCGACACCGAGCTTTTGACCCAAGTTCGCAGCGGCGGCGTCGAGTTCTTCAACCAATCGTCCTCGATTCTTGCCACCCTCGTACCTAGCGCAGGCATTGTGAACACCGGCTTCGCATTCGCCGACTACGACAGCGTATGGAAGGCGATGGACGGCGACCTCGGCACTTACATCCGGGCGCAAATCGCCAAGACGCCAATCATGGCGGTTTCGAAGGCCTGGGACAACGGCTTTCGTCAGGTGACCTCGTCGGGCCGCGAGGTCCGGACGCCGGATGATCTGAAGAATTTCCAGATCCGCGTTCCGCCCGCGCCGCTGCTCACCTCGCTCTTCAAGGCGCTCGGCGCCGGGCCGACGCCGATCAACTTCAACGAGGTCTATTCCGCGTTGCAGACCAAGGTCGTCGACGGCCAGGAGAATCCGTTGCCGATCATCGCGACCGCGCGTCTTTACGAAGTGCAGAGCACGTGTAGCCTCACCGGGCACGTCTGGGATGGCTACTGGATTCTGGGCAACAAGCGCGCCTTCGAGCGCCTGCCCAAGGATGTGCAGGAGATCGTGACGCGCGAGCTCGATCGCTCCGCGGTCGATCAGCGGGCAGACATCGCAAAGCTCAGCCAGTCCCTGCGCGCCGATCTGTCGACCAAAGGTCTCAAGTTCATCGACGTCGATCGTGCCGCTTTCCGCCAGGCGCTGTCTAAGACCAGCTTTTACGCCGACTGGAAGGGCAAGTTTGGCGAGGAGGCATGGTCTCACCTTGAAAAAGCCGCGGGCCAGCTATCATGA
- a CDS encoding TRAP transporter large permease subunit — MTSVSHTPHVDTGLAAGRSQANSRRWVVTANMVLGHAVAVPAALLVLAEIVVLSAGIVGRYVFRSPIVWSDELAGILFLWLAMLGSVIAFQRGEHMRMTAIVGVLSAELRAFLDVIAAAASLAFLVLVVWPAYEFAADEAFVTTPALEIVNTWRAAALPIGIGLMLIAAVLRLIRIASLRSLLASLAIVAGIIGTFILLAPVLKALGNLNLLIFFVFVVGAMVFAAVPIAFAFGLATVGYLALTTSTPDVVMIGRMDEGMSHLILLAVPLFVFLGLLIEMTGMARAMVSFLASLLGHVRGGLHYVLVGAMYLVSGISGSKAADMAAVAPVLFPEMRQRGAKPGDLVALLAATGAQTETIPPSLVLITIGSVTGVSISALFTGGLLPGVVLAIMLAAVVWWRYRREDLSHVKRATGRQIGRAFVIAIPAIALPFVIRTAVVEGVATATEVSTIGILYSACAGLFIYRQFDWRRIYPMLVETASLSGAILLIIGAATGMAWALTQSGFSASLAKFMTSLPGGVPVFLAVTIVTFVILGSVLEGIPAIVLFGPLLFPIARQVGVHDVHYAMVVVLAMGIGLFAPPFGVGYYAACAISRINPDEGMKPIVGYMIALLIGTLIVAAVPWLSIGFL, encoded by the coding sequence ATGACCAGCGTGAGCCATACGCCGCATGTGGATACCGGGCTCGCGGCCGGCAGATCTCAAGCGAATTCGCGCCGATGGGTGGTGACAGCGAACATGGTGCTTGGCCACGCTGTCGCAGTCCCGGCGGCCTTGCTCGTGCTGGCGGAGATCGTGGTGCTGTCCGCGGGCATCGTGGGCAGATACGTATTCCGCTCGCCGATCGTCTGGTCCGACGAGCTTGCCGGCATTCTCTTCCTCTGGCTCGCCATGCTCGGGTCTGTGATTGCGTTCCAGCGCGGCGAGCACATGCGGATGACCGCCATCGTCGGCGTGCTCAGTGCGGAGCTCCGCGCGTTCCTGGATGTCATAGCGGCCGCGGCGTCGCTGGCATTTCTCGTGCTCGTCGTTTGGCCGGCCTATGAATTCGCCGCCGACGAGGCCTTCGTCACCACTCCGGCGCTCGAGATCGTCAACACCTGGCGTGCGGCAGCGCTGCCGATCGGCATCGGGCTGATGCTGATCGCAGCCGTCCTCCGGCTCATCCGCATCGCGAGCCTGCGCAGCTTGCTGGCCTCCCTGGCGATCGTCGCAGGCATCATCGGAACGTTCATTCTGCTGGCGCCGGTCTTGAAGGCACTTGGCAATCTGAATCTTCTGATCTTCTTCGTTTTCGTGGTCGGCGCGATGGTCTTTGCGGCCGTGCCGATCGCGTTTGCATTTGGCCTCGCCACGGTCGGCTATCTCGCCCTGACAACCAGCACGCCCGACGTCGTGATGATCGGACGAATGGACGAGGGCATGAGCCACTTGATCCTGCTTGCCGTGCCTCTCTTCGTCTTTCTCGGCCTTCTGATCGAGATGACGGGCATGGCGCGCGCCATGGTCAGCTTCCTGGCAAGCCTTTTGGGCCACGTGCGTGGCGGACTGCACTACGTGCTGGTCGGGGCGATGTATCTGGTCTCAGGCATCTCCGGCTCCAAGGCGGCGGACATGGCTGCGGTGGCTCCAGTGCTGTTTCCCGAGATGCGGCAGCGTGGGGCCAAGCCCGGCGATCTCGTTGCGCTCCTGGCCGCGACGGGGGCGCAGACCGAGACGATTCCCCCGTCACTCGTTCTGATCACGATCGGCTCGGTGACCGGTGTGTCGATCTCGGCGCTGTTCACCGGCGGGTTGCTTCCGGGCGTGGTGCTCGCGATCATGCTCGCGGCCGTGGTGTGGTGGCGATACCGCCGCGAGGACCTGTCTCACGTCAAACGGGCGACGGGGCGGCAGATTGGCCGCGCCTTTGTGATCGCGATACCGGCCATCGCGCTGCCATTCGTGATCCGGACCGCCGTCGTCGAAGGCGTTGCGACGGCAACGGAGGTCTCGACCATCGGGATCCTGTACTCGGCCTGTGCGGGACTCTTCATCTATCGCCAGTTCGACTGGCGCCGCATCTATCCGATGCTGGTCGAGACGGCTTCGCTGTCGGGGGCGATCCTGCTCATCATCGGCGCGGCGACGGGCATGGCCTGGGCGCTGACCCAGTCGGGATTTTCTGCCTCTCTTGCAAAGTTCATGACCAGCCTTCCCGGCGGAGTACCTGTCTTCCTTGCCGTGACGATCGTGACCTTCGTGATCCTGGGCAGCGTTCTGGAAGGGATCCCGGCCATCGTCTTGTTCGGCCCGCTCCTGTTCCCGATCGCGCGGCAGGTCGGGGTGCACGATGTCCACTACGCGATGGTGGTCGTTCTCGCGATGGGCATCGGCCTGTTCGCGCCACCGTTCGGCGTCGGCTACTACGCGGCTTGCGCCATCAGCCGCATCAACCCGGACGAGGGCATGAAGCCGATCGTGGGCTACATGATCGCGCTTTTGATCGGCACGCTGATCGTCGCGGCCGTGCCCTGGCTATCGATCGGCTTCCTTTGA
- a CDS encoding SMP-30/gluconolactonase/LRE family protein has translation MASRLFATGIGAPEGPVCLPDGSMYVTEMSASTLCITRLDSRGNRRVIRTTGGRPNGLTTDGHGRIWIAEAGLRALICIDDGGNEIRRMQGEGTDRFLFPNDLCFGPNGLLYLTDSGMAAEDFINGQAFVDGYMDLDWDGRVYEIDPAAMKVLRVLDRKIRFTNGIAFGSDNHLYANASFTGEIYRYDVLGEASPRREVFGNVLQPNANPDFKGPDGMAFGTDGRLYCTVYNQKNVRVLDRRGEVVDRLILDGPQPTNCAFTLEGKKLRVTEVGKGQVEEIDMPCEGLPLHLPKFA, from the coding sequence ATGGCGTCGAGACTGTTTGCCACCGGAATTGGAGCTCCGGAGGGGCCGGTGTGCCTGCCCGATGGATCGATGTATGTGACCGAAATGTCCGCGTCGACCCTTTGCATCACACGGCTTGACTCTCGCGGCAATCGCAGGGTGATCCGGACGACTGGCGGGCGTCCGAACGGGTTGACGACTGATGGCCACGGCCGGATCTGGATCGCGGAAGCAGGCCTCCGGGCGCTGATCTGCATCGACGACGGCGGAAACGAGATCCGGCGCATGCAGGGCGAAGGTACGGACCGCTTTCTATTTCCGAACGATCTTTGCTTCGGCCCGAACGGACTGCTCTACCTGACCGACTCCGGCATGGCGGCCGAAGATTTCATCAACGGCCAGGCCTTCGTCGACGGCTATATGGACCTTGATTGGGACGGCCGTGTGTATGAGATCGATCCGGCGGCCATGAAGGTGCTACGCGTGCTCGATCGGAAGATCCGCTTCACCAACGGCATTGCTTTCGGCTCCGACAATCACCTCTATGCCAACGCGTCCTTCACCGGCGAGATCTACCGATATGACGTGCTCGGCGAAGCCTCGCCTAGACGCGAGGTCTTCGGCAACGTCCTGCAACCGAATGCCAATCCCGATTTCAAAGGTCCGGACGGGATGGCCTTCGGCACGGATGGCCGCCTCTATTGCACGGTCTACAACCAGAAGAACGTCAGGGTGCTGGACCGACGGGGTGAAGTCGTCGACCGGCTGATCCTGGATGGGCCGCAGCCGACGAATTGTGCCTTCACGCTCGAGGGCAAGAAGCTACGCGTGACTGAAGTCGGCAAGGGGCAAGTCGAAGAGATCGATATGCCCTGCGAGGGCCTGCCGCTGCATCTGCCGAAGTTCGCCTGA
- a CDS encoding hybrid sensor histidine kinase/response regulator has protein sequence MGALHPLKTLQTKLDGVADARPLQLLIDSIVDYAIYMIDVDGTVRSWNSGAERLKGYSADEIIGKSFSLFYPPEDRAKELPQTALKIAAETGRFSSEGWRVRKDGTRFWALVVVDAIRDEQGQVIGFAKVTRDITERQQAHNDLLESERRYRRLIEAVVDYAIFQLDPAGNITTWNPGAQRIKGYDPDEIIGQHFSRFYTPEDIQTGVPKRALAEAAKLGRFEAEGWRVRKDSSRFWASVVIDRITDEAGELVGFAKVTRDVTERKQAQDELQRTQQQLAASQKLEAVGQLSGGIAHDFNNLLMIVLGNLETAERNSRGLTNSTNLQRALANAKRGAQRAAALTSRLLAFSRRQALDPQPINLNIFLNGLQEFLQRTLGERIEVQTVGSAGLWSIEADTNHLESAIINLGINARDAMPDGGKLTVEAMNVLADEDYCRVNPELSPGHYVIVCVTDTGTGMTADVLNHAFEPFFTTKELGQGTGLGLSQVYGFVKQSGGHVKIYSEVGQGTSIRMYFPRYHGDARPAEGNADEFRPEGEKLETILVVEDDTDLRAYVSELLRDLNYRVVVASSAQAALTILLQEEPKVDLVLTDVVMPGINGREMGRRAQQIRPGIKILYMTGYSRNAVVHQGRLDEGVELLEKPISQAKLAFRVREMLDRLDQY, from the coding sequence TTGGGAGCGCTCCACCCGTTGAAAACACTGCAAACAAAGCTCGACGGGGTCGCCGACGCGCGGCCGCTTCAACTGCTCATCGACTCCATCGTGGACTACGCCATCTACATGATCGATGTAGATGGCACCGTGCGCAGTTGGAACTCCGGTGCCGAGCGATTGAAGGGCTACTCAGCGGACGAGATCATCGGCAAGTCCTTCTCATTGTTTTATCCGCCCGAGGATCGCGCGAAAGAGCTTCCCCAAACAGCGTTGAAAATTGCGGCAGAGACCGGCCGGTTCAGTTCCGAAGGGTGGCGCGTCCGCAAAGACGGGACCCGCTTTTGGGCGTTAGTCGTCGTGGATGCGATCCGCGACGAGCAAGGTCAGGTGATCGGCTTTGCAAAGGTCACGCGCGACATCACAGAACGTCAGCAGGCCCACAACGATCTGCTGGAGAGCGAGCGACGATACCGTCGATTGATCGAGGCTGTTGTCGATTATGCGATTTTTCAGCTGGATCCTGCCGGCAATATAACCACCTGGAATCCGGGTGCACAGCGCATCAAAGGCTACGATCCGGATGAAATTATCGGTCAGCACTTCAGTCGCTTCTACACGCCTGAAGATATTCAAACTGGCGTACCGAAACGGGCGCTCGCCGAAGCGGCCAAATTGGGACGCTTCGAGGCTGAAGGTTGGCGAGTGCGAAAGGACAGCAGTCGCTTTTGGGCGTCAGTTGTCATCGATCGCATCACCGACGAGGCCGGCGAATTGGTTGGGTTTGCAAAAGTAACGCGTGACGTAACCGAGCGAAAGCAGGCCCAGGACGAACTCCAGCGCACTCAGCAGCAGTTAGCCGCCTCTCAGAAGCTCGAAGCGGTAGGCCAGCTCAGCGGCGGGATCGCGCACGACTTCAATAATCTCCTGATGATCGTGCTTGGCAACCTTGAGACCGCGGAGCGGAACAGCCGCGGCCTGACTAACAGCACGAATCTTCAGCGGGCACTCGCCAATGCCAAGCGGGGCGCGCAGCGTGCCGCAGCACTGACTAGCCGCCTGCTCGCATTCTCCCGTCGGCAAGCGCTGGATCCGCAGCCTATCAATCTGAATATTTTTCTGAATGGATTGCAGGAGTTTCTGCAACGTACCCTCGGTGAACGCATCGAAGTTCAAACCGTCGGAAGTGCGGGTCTCTGGTCGATCGAGGCTGATACCAACCACCTCGAGTCTGCCATTATCAATCTCGGTATCAACGCACGCGACGCGATGCCGGATGGCGGCAAACTCACGGTCGAGGCTATGAACGTATTAGCTGACGAGGACTATTGCCGAGTGAATCCTGAGCTCTCCCCGGGCCATTATGTCATCGTTTGCGTAACAGACACTGGGACCGGGATGACCGCGGACGTCCTCAATCATGCTTTCGAGCCTTTTTTTACCACGAAAGAGCTCGGGCAAGGGACAGGCCTCGGACTTAGCCAAGTCTATGGTTTCGTAAAGCAGTCGGGTGGGCACGTGAAGATCTACAGCGAAGTCGGCCAAGGTACCAGCATCAGAATGTATTTCCCCCGCTACCATGGAGATGCTCGACCCGCCGAGGGTAATGCAGACGAGTTTCGCCCGGAAGGTGAGAAACTGGAGACGATACTCGTCGTCGAAGATGATACGGACCTGCGTGCATATGTTTCTGAGCTTCTGCGAGATTTAAATTATCGCGTGGTTGTGGCATCCAGCGCCCAGGCTGCCTTGACCATCCTTCTGCAGGAAGAGCCGAAGGTTGATCTTGTGCTGACGGATGTCGTCATGCCGGGAATCAATGGACGGGAGATGGGCCGGCGCGCACAGCAGATCCGCCCAGGCATCAAGATCCTGTACATGACAGGTTACTCGCGAAATGCCGTGGTCCACCAAGGGCGCCTTGATGAGGGCGTCGAGCTATTAGAGAAGCCGATCTCTCAGGCAAAACTCGCTTTTCGTGTGCGCGAAATGTTAGACCGGCTTGACCAATACTGA